GTTGACTTCAACTGTAGAATACCCGTTAACATTTTTTgcctattatttttatttatttatcttttaaataaaaaggtcaaagatatataaattaaataaggaCTACACTTCTAccaatttatatacttttggggtgttttctttaaatattgaCAAGTTTCACCGACTCTTCTATCACCAAATTTGCTTCCTcccttgaaaaataaaatccccCAAAACCCAAAACCCCCTACTCGCCTTTTGAACCCAATTCGAATTCCATAACATTGCCAACTCAGACATGGCCAGTGCTCCTCCACAACCCCCACCGGAGCCAATCACAATCGACGGCTCATCTATCGATGCCGCTCTCTCGTTATCATCTCACCTATCTCACGAGGAACTCATGGCTCGCCGATCTCGCCGAGTCAAACAACTCGCTAAGATCTACAGAGCTCACTACTGGGCATTAATGGAAGAGCTGAAATCGAAGTACAAAGAGTACTATTGGAAGTATGGGAAAAGCCCGTTTAAAGAAGAtgataaaaagagaaagagagatttGATTGATAATAAAGATACTTCTTTTAATGGAGCTAGTGAATTAAATGGGAAATTAGGGTTCCAAGAAGATGGTGAGGATGAAGGGATTAGGAAGTGCTCGGTTGCTGGGTGTAAGGCCACACCAATGGCTTTAACAAAGTTCTGTCAGCCTCATATTCTTCTAGATCCTAAACAGAAGCTTTATAAAGGCTGCACCTTTGTCATTAAaaggtttgattttctttttctttttcttttttgttaaatatctttttgatCTGCAACTTTGTTATCATATTTCCAAGGGTGTGTTTGAAATGGATTTACTTTGGTTGTTTCAGTTCGTTGAGTTCTAACTGTTGGTTTGATTACTGATAAGGAATAACCTTGAAATATTGGATGTTGTTGCTTCTCAAGGGATATCATTCATTTGAGTCTTCATTATTAATCCTTGTTTGTTCGTCGCCCtgtgtaaatttttatatggACCTGCGTACATCTGTGTGGATTTATACTAAAAGGGTACTTACAATGCGTTTTGCTTATGCTGTAAGCTTTTGATGTCATTAGGAGACGATAACACAGCTCAAGAGACATATTGCTATGTTCAGTCATAAAAAGTTGGAGCTTCCTAATGCATGAGCTCATGTGATTATTCTTACCTAGTTTATTAGGTTGTCGAGTAGTCTACGGAAAATATTTTGGGTCGTGATTTTGTCCTTATCTTCCATTTTCCATCAAGAGGATTTTCCATTCTAACCTATACTTCTCAATCTGTACTTCTTCTCTGTCTCGTTTCTTcttcaatcaaattaaatgTTACAGTTTTCATCCTAGGAATTCATGGAATGGAGTCATCTGCAGTATatcaaatggaattgatttcTGGCAGCTTCTGATTGTGTTTGTTTTAGCAATCAAATTTTGTTTGCGATATGGATGATAAACTGCTAGTAAACAGTTGAagcttaaatttttatctagATGAGTCACAATTGTAAATTGTAGCATGTAGCTTAGTTTAGTGAGCCACTTTTGATACTGGTTCATATTGTAAGGAGCATATGCCAGTATTGGAAGGGTAATTAAATTGTCAGCAGCTGTCACCTGTTTTCATGTTTTCATAAGTAAAACTAGTTTTTTTGGCCCTCCTTCACTTAAGAAAAGGGTATATTGCAAGCTTCATAATGTTTTTACTCTCTGGATCTCCAGTGCTCCGGCAAGGCATCTTCTCTGTGGGAAGCCAATACTGAGATCGACTGTCCCTGCTCTCTGTCCAACTCATTTTCAAAAGGCTGAAATATATGCAGCACGAGCCTTGAGAAAGGCAGGGCTTAATGTCTCCTCACCGAGTAAGGTTGCTCCTAAGTTTCATGTGATAGTCAGAGAATTTGTCCGCCAAATCCAGACCAAAAGAAGAGCTGCACATAAAGAAAATGCTGCTAAAGTTCAGACGAACGAGGAGAAAACTTCCTGAGGTTCTGGATTGTTCTTCAGAATCTTGATGGAATGTATATTTGCTGTTGATGGAGCTCACAAATTTAGTGGTGTCCTGCTGGGAAGACCTTTGGACTTTGGATTTATGCCTTGGGAGTGGCATTAATTTGTGCATACTTAAGGTACTTCATTTCTACATCATCTTTGTGCTCTTGTATAATTAGATCCTTATAAACTGATTACCAAATCCCTGTCTTTTTGAGGTATATATTATGATGTTGAAAGCAAGAACGATATATTGTTGCATGAAATGTGTTTTAGTTAGCTGCCCATAA
The sequence above is drawn from the Ricinus communis isolate WT05 ecotype wild-type chromosome 7, ASM1957865v1, whole genome shotgun sequence genome and encodes:
- the LOC125368561 gene encoding INO80 complex subunit D-like, which encodes MASAPPQPPPEPITIDGSSIDAALSLSSHLSHEELMARRSRRVKQLAKIYRAHYWALMEELKSKYKEYYWKYGKSPFKEDDKKRKRDLIDNKDTSFNGASELNGKLGFQEDGEDEGIRKCSVAGCKATPMALTKFCQPHILLDPKQKLYKGCTFVIKSAPARHLLCGKPILRSTVPALCPTHFQKAEIYAARALRKAGLNVSSPSKVAPKFHVIVREFVRQIQTKRRAAHKENAAKVQTNEEKTS